One segment of Clostridium botulinum DNA contains the following:
- a CDS encoding folate family ECF transporter S component, whose translation MRNFYTLISNSSKELKNVRNLVTASLLITIKLILDLFTIQITPFLHLSFEFLASVTISMLFGPVVGAMCGGLSDVLNYLINPKGAFFVGFTLSAMMSGLIYGSILYKKKITLTRCAFANIISVIFVDIVMNTFWLSILGGKAFYVLLPIRAIKNLIMIPINVMMIYFVLNLVNKIKKENFT comes from the coding sequence ATGAGAAATTTTTATACTTTAATTTCAAATTCATCAAAAGAACTAAAAAATGTAAGAAATCTAGTTACAGCTTCGTTATTAATAACAATAAAGCTTATTTTAGATTTGTTTACAATCCAAATCACACCATTTCTACATCTCAGTTTTGAATTTTTAGCATCTGTAACTATAAGTATGCTATTTGGACCTGTTGTAGGTGCAATGTGTGGGGGACTATCTGATGTTCTTAATTATTTAATAAATCCTAAAGGAGCTTTTTTTGTAGGATTTACTTTATCAGCAATGATGTCTGGACTAATATATGGAAGTATTTTGTACAAGAAAAAGATTACTTTAACAAGATGTGCATTTGCTAATATTATTTCAGTGATTTTTGTAGATATAGTTATGAATACTTTTTGGCTATCTATATTAGGTGGTAAAGCATTTTATGTACTCTTACCAATAAGAGCCATTAAGAATTTAATAATGATTCCTATAAATGTAATGATGATATATTTTGTATTGAATTTAGTAAATAAAATTAAAAAAGAAAATTTTACTTAA
- a CDS encoding DUF368 domain-containing protein, translating into MYIINFIRGFCMALADSVPGVSGGTIAFILGFYDKFINSLSNVISGRKEEKIEAFKFLFKLGIGWIVGFVSSVLFLTSIFDKEIYKISSLFIGFIIFAIPIIIKEEKSSIINKYKNIFFSIIGICIVVLITYFNPVAGSDSAAGMSLDRLTLGLGAYIFVVAMIAISAMVLPGISGSTLLLIFGLYAPIMNAVKEVLKLNFDYLLVCFVFGFGVLFGILITIKGVKYLLSNYRSQTIYLILGLMIGSIYAVFMGPTSLEVPKPPMDLHTFNIIFFIIGGGIILLLQKLKYYLENKN; encoded by the coding sequence ATGTATATAATAAACTTTATAAGAGGATTTTGTATGGCACTTGCAGATAGTGTACCAGGAGTGTCAGGTGGAACTATAGCATTTATTTTAGGATTTTATGATAAATTTATTAATTCATTAAGTAATGTTATTTCAGGACGAAAAGAGGAAAAAATAGAAGCATTTAAATTTCTATTTAAATTAGGAATAGGATGGATTGTTGGATTTGTATCTTCTGTATTGTTTTTAACATCAATTTTTGATAAAGAAATTTATAAAATAAGTTCACTATTCATTGGTTTTATAATCTTTGCTATACCTATAATTATAAAGGAAGAAAAAAGTTCTATTATCAATAAATATAAAAACATTTTCTTTTCTATAATAGGTATATGTATAGTTGTATTAATAACTTATTTTAATCCTGTTGCAGGTTCAGACAGTGCAGCAGGTATGTCATTAGATAGATTAACATTAGGGCTTGGAGCATACATTTTTGTAGTAGCTATGATAGCTATTTCAGCAATGGTTCTTCCAGGAATATCTGGGTCAACATTGCTTTTAATTTTTGGATTATATGCACCTATAATGAATGCTGTAAAAGAAGTATTAAAATTGAATTTTGATTACTTACTTGTATGTTTTGTATTTGGTTTTGGAGTACTTTTTGGAATACTTATAACTATAAAGGGTGTAAAATACTTATTAAGTAATTATAGATCACAAACAATATATTTAATTTTAGGTCTTATGATTGGATCAATATACGCAGTGTTTATGGGTCCTACATCATTAGAAGTACCTAAACCTCCTATGGATTTACATACTTTTAATATAATATTCTTTATAATTGGTGGCGGAATAATCTTATTACTTCAAAAATTAAAATACTATCTTGAAAATAAAAACTAA
- a CDS encoding DegV family protein has protein sequence MQKIALITDSSCDLSESTLNKFNIKLLPFRIIFNDNEYLDRITISSKELFNLLKTEIPTTSLPDIEYSSNIFENLIAENYTHVIIITVSANTSGCFNSIRLLSEHYPEIKSYIFDSKTIGYPVGAISTQVGKLINDNFNFEDIISKLEDIRKKTHAFVTFPSLKYLRAGGRIGRVSGAIAETLNLKPIISSDEDGFLYPFAKARGRKQSLGKLKQILMSYLEKGKCRVWILNGDADEEADEFLNSVQTHENITEISLETIGACTGVHTGPGSIGVCIYEEY, from the coding sequence TTGCAAAAAATTGCCTTAATAACAGATAGTAGTTGTGACTTAAGTGAAAGTACTTTAAACAAGTTCAATATTAAGTTACTTCCATTTAGAATAATTTTCAATGATAACGAATACTTAGATAGAATAACAATATCCTCAAAAGAATTATTTAATTTACTAAAAACAGAAATTCCTACTACTTCTCTACCAGATATAGAGTATAGTAGTAATATATTTGAAAATTTAATAGCTGAAAATTACACTCATGTAATTATTATTACAGTTTCAGCTAATACTTCGGGATGTTTTAATAGCATAAGATTACTAAGTGAACATTATCCTGAAATTAAATCTTACATATTTGATTCAAAAACAATAGGTTATCCAGTTGGAGCTATTTCAACACAGGTTGGAAAATTAATTAATGATAATTTTAACTTTGAAGATATTATTTCTAAGCTTGAAGATATTAGGAAGAAAACTCATGCTTTTGTAACATTTCCTTCTTTGAAATATTTAAGAGCAGGCGGAAGAATAGGACGAGTATCTGGTGCTATTGCTGAAACTTTAAATTTAAAACCAATAATTTCTTCTGATGAAGATGGATTTTTATATCCATTTGCCAAAGCTAGAGGTAGAAAGCAATCTTTAGGTAAACTAAAACAAATACTTATGTCATATCTTGAAAAAGGCAAATGTAGAGTTTGGATTTTAAATGGAGATGCTGATGAAGAAGCTGATGAATTTTTAAATAGTGTACAAACTCATGAAAATATAACAGAAATATCTTTAGAAACCATTGGTGCTTGCACAGGAGTACATACTGGACCTGGTTCCATAGGCGTTTGTATTTACGAGGAATATTGA
- the deoD gene encoding purine-nucleoside phosphorylase encodes MSIHINAPEGAIAESILLPGDPLRAKFIAENFLEDVVCYNEVRGMYGFTGTYKGKRVSVQGTGMGIPSISIYANELIQSYGVKNLIRVGTCGGYHEKVKVRDLVIAMSACTDSNLNLVRFQGRTYAPTASFELLKPAYDLAVQKGFEPKVGPIYSSDIFYGDDNEDWKKWADFGCLGVEMEAAALYTIAAKYNVNALALLTVSDHFITGEVTSAEERQTTFTNMIEVALDTIVGLK; translated from the coding sequence ATGAGTATTCATATTAATGCACCAGAAGGTGCAATAGCAGAAAGCATATTATTACCAGGAGATCCTTTAAGAGCTAAGTTTATAGCTGAAAATTTTTTAGAAGATGTGGTTTGCTATAATGAAGTTAGAGGAATGTACGGATTTACAGGGACTTATAAAGGAAAAAGAGTTTCAGTTCAAGGAACAGGTATGGGAATACCATCAATATCAATTTATGCTAATGAATTAATTCAAAGTTATGGTGTAAAAAATCTTATAAGAGTTGGAACATGTGGTGGATATCATGAAAAGGTTAAGGTTAGAGATCTTGTAATTGCAATGTCAGCATGTACTGATTCAAATCTTAATTTAGTAAGATTCCAAGGAAGAACATATGCACCAACTGCAAGTTTTGAATTATTAAAACCGGCTTATGATTTAGCCGTGCAAAAAGGTTTTGAACCTAAGGTTGGGCCTATATATAGCTCTGATATATTTTATGGTGATGATAATGAAGATTGGAAAAAATGGGCTGATTTTGGTTGCCTAGGCGTTGAAATGGAAGCAGCAGCATTATATACTATTGCAGCTAAATATAATGTTAATGCATTAGCATTGCTTACCGTAAGTGATCATTTTATAACAGGTGAAGTAACTAGTGCAGAAGAAAGACAAACAACATTTACTAATATGATTGAAGTTGCATTAGATACTATAGTTGGATTGAAATAA
- a CDS encoding cytidine deaminase encodes MDNKELIKIALKYREKAYSPYSNFKVGAAVLFDSGKVYGGCNIENASFGATNCAERTAIFTGVAEGETKINAIAIVGSLEENTYPCGICRQVISEFGGPEVKVILAKSEDDYIETDMAEILPGTFTKADLDKNNK; translated from the coding sequence ATGGATAATAAAGAACTTATAAAAATAGCATTAAAATATAGAGAAAAGGCATATTCACCATATTCTAATTTTAAAGTTGGTGCAGCTGTATTATTTGATAGTGGAAAAGTATATGGCGGATGTAATATTGAAAATGCTTCTTTTGGTGCAACTAACTGTGCTGAAAGAACAGCAATTTTTACTGGTGTAGCAGAAGGCGAAACTAAGATTAATGCAATTGCAATAGTAGGCAGTTTAGAAGAAAATACTTATCCTTGTGGAATATGTCGTCAAGTCATAAGTGAATTTGGCGGTCCAGAAGTAAAAGTAATACTTGCAAAAAGTGAAGATGACTATATTGAAACAGATATGGCAGAAATTTTACCAGGTACATTTACAAAAGCAGATTTAGATAAAAATAATAAATAA